A section of the Triticum dicoccoides isolate Atlit2015 ecotype Zavitan chromosome 7A, WEW_v2.0, whole genome shotgun sequence genome encodes:
- the LOC119331448 gene encoding aspartyl protease family protein At5g10770-like isoform X1, which produces MASVSKLVLLVLCAYHTLVAHAGDDLRSHYMVLPAGSLKSATLNCTDHQAVSPASGGVVMVPLHHRHGPCSPVPSTKAPTLEKMLRRDQLRADYIGRKFSGAKGGGLEQSDVTVPTLLGLSLGTLEYVITVGIGSPAVTQTMFIDTGSDVSWVHCKPCSRCHSQADSLFDPRSSSTYSPFTCSSAACAQLRQDGQGNGCSGSQCQYVVNYGDGSRTTGTYSSDTLSLGSNAVSNFQFGCSQSESGLLLNDQDQTAGLIGLGGGAQSLATQTAGTFGKAFSYCLPPTPSSSGFLTLGAATSGFVVKTPLLRSRQVPAYYIVSLQAIRVGGRQLNIPTTVFSVGSLMDSGTIITRLPRTAYSALSSAFRAGMKQYPPAQPMGILDTCFDFSGQSSIRIPTVALVFSGGAVVNLAPEGIILESCLAFAANRDDSSLGIIGNVQQRTFEVLYDVGGGAVGFNAGAC; this is translated from the exons ATGGCATCGGTTTCGAAGCTTGTGCTTCTCGTGCTGTGCGCTTACCACACTCTCGTTGCTCACGCAGGAGATGATCTTCGCAGCCACTACATGGTTCTGCCTGCTGGTTCTCTGAAATCTGCCACCCTCAACTGCACCGATCACCAAG CAGTGAGTCCAGCATCCGGCGGCGTCGTCATGGTGCCGTTGCACCACCGGCACGGCCCATGCTCCCCTGTCCCCTCCACGAAGGCGCCGACCTTGGAGAAGATGCTCCGGCGTGACCAGCTCCGAGCTGACTACATCGGACGGAAGTTCTCTGGCGCCAAGGGTGGCGGCCTGGAGCAATCGGATGTAACCGTGCCGACCTTGCTGGGCCTCTCCCTGGGCACGTTGGAGTACGTGATCACCGTCGGCATCGGCTCGCCGGCCGTGACCCAGACCATGTTCATCGACACCGGCAGTGACGTGTCATGGGTGCACTGCAAGCCGTGCTCGCGGTGCCACTCGCAGGCGGACTCGCTCTTCGACCCCAGATCGTCGAGCACCTACTCCCCGTTCACCTGCAGCTCCGCCGCCTGTGCGCAGCTCCGTCAAGATGGCCAAGGAAACGGCTGCTCCGGCTCCCAGTGCCAGTACGTTGTCAACTACGGCGATGGTTCGAGAACCACCGGGACCTACAGCTCCGACACGCTCTCGCTGGGCTCCAACGCCGTCAGCAACTTCCAGTTTGGGTGCAGCCAGTCTGAGTCGGGCCTCCTTCTCAACGACCAGGACCAGACCGCTGGGCTCATCGGGCTCGGCGGCGGTGCTCAGTCGCTGGCCACCCAGACCGCGGGCACCTTCGGCAAGGCCTTCTCGTACTGCCTCCCGCCGACTCCGAGCTCGTCCGGGTTCCTCACTCTGGGTGCAGCAACCTCGGGTTTCGTCGTCAAGACGCCGTTGCTGAGGAGCAGGCAGGTCCCGGCGTACTACATCGTGTCTCTTCAGGCCATCAGGGTCGGAGGCAGGCAGCTCAACATACCCACCACGGTCTTTTCCGTCGGGTCGCTCATGGACTCCGGCACAATCATCACGCGCCTGCCGCGGACCGCGTACTCGGCGCTGTCATCGGCGTTCAGGGCCGGCATGAAGCAGTACCCGCCGGCGCAGCCCATGGGCATCTTGGACACGTGCTTCGACTTCAGTGGCCAGTCCAGCATCAGAATACCGACCGTCGCACTGGTGTTCTCCGGGGGCGCCGTCGTCAACCTCGCCCCCGAGGGGATCATTCTGGAGAGCTGCCTCGCCTTCGCGGCCAACCGCGATGACAGCTCCCTCGGTATCATCGGCAACGTGCAGCAGCGGACGTTCGAGGTGCTCTACGACGTTGGTGGCGGCGCCGTGGGGTTCAATGCAGGCGCATGCTGA
- the LOC119331448 gene encoding aspartyl protease family protein At5g10770-like isoform X2, with translation MASVSKLVLLVLCAYHTLVAHAGDDLRSHYMVLPAGSLKSATLNCTDHQVSPASGGVVMVPLHHRHGPCSPVPSTKAPTLEKMLRRDQLRADYIGRKFSGAKGGGLEQSDVTVPTLLGLSLGTLEYVITVGIGSPAVTQTMFIDTGSDVSWVHCKPCSRCHSQADSLFDPRSSSTYSPFTCSSAACAQLRQDGQGNGCSGSQCQYVVNYGDGSRTTGTYSSDTLSLGSNAVSNFQFGCSQSESGLLLNDQDQTAGLIGLGGGAQSLATQTAGTFGKAFSYCLPPTPSSSGFLTLGAATSGFVVKTPLLRSRQVPAYYIVSLQAIRVGGRQLNIPTTVFSVGSLMDSGTIITRLPRTAYSALSSAFRAGMKQYPPAQPMGILDTCFDFSGQSSIRIPTVALVFSGGAVVNLAPEGIILESCLAFAANRDDSSLGIIGNVQQRTFEVLYDVGGGAVGFNAGAC, from the exons ATGGCATCGGTTTCGAAGCTTGTGCTTCTCGTGCTGTGCGCTTACCACACTCTCGTTGCTCACGCAGGAGATGATCTTCGCAGCCACTACATGGTTCTGCCTGCTGGTTCTCTGAAATCTGCCACCCTCAACTGCACCGATCACCAAG TGAGTCCAGCATCCGGCGGCGTCGTCATGGTGCCGTTGCACCACCGGCACGGCCCATGCTCCCCTGTCCCCTCCACGAAGGCGCCGACCTTGGAGAAGATGCTCCGGCGTGACCAGCTCCGAGCTGACTACATCGGACGGAAGTTCTCTGGCGCCAAGGGTGGCGGCCTGGAGCAATCGGATGTAACCGTGCCGACCTTGCTGGGCCTCTCCCTGGGCACGTTGGAGTACGTGATCACCGTCGGCATCGGCTCGCCGGCCGTGACCCAGACCATGTTCATCGACACCGGCAGTGACGTGTCATGGGTGCACTGCAAGCCGTGCTCGCGGTGCCACTCGCAGGCGGACTCGCTCTTCGACCCCAGATCGTCGAGCACCTACTCCCCGTTCACCTGCAGCTCCGCCGCCTGTGCGCAGCTCCGTCAAGATGGCCAAGGAAACGGCTGCTCCGGCTCCCAGTGCCAGTACGTTGTCAACTACGGCGATGGTTCGAGAACCACCGGGACCTACAGCTCCGACACGCTCTCGCTGGGCTCCAACGCCGTCAGCAACTTCCAGTTTGGGTGCAGCCAGTCTGAGTCGGGCCTCCTTCTCAACGACCAGGACCAGACCGCTGGGCTCATCGGGCTCGGCGGCGGTGCTCAGTCGCTGGCCACCCAGACCGCGGGCACCTTCGGCAAGGCCTTCTCGTACTGCCTCCCGCCGACTCCGAGCTCGTCCGGGTTCCTCACTCTGGGTGCAGCAACCTCGGGTTTCGTCGTCAAGACGCCGTTGCTGAGGAGCAGGCAGGTCCCGGCGTACTACATCGTGTCTCTTCAGGCCATCAGGGTCGGAGGCAGGCAGCTCAACATACCCACCACGGTCTTTTCCGTCGGGTCGCTCATGGACTCCGGCACAATCATCACGCGCCTGCCGCGGACCGCGTACTCGGCGCTGTCATCGGCGTTCAGGGCCGGCATGAAGCAGTACCCGCCGGCGCAGCCCATGGGCATCTTGGACACGTGCTTCGACTTCAGTGGCCAGTCCAGCATCAGAATACCGACCGTCGCACTGGTGTTCTCCGGGGGCGCCGTCGTCAACCTCGCCCCCGAGGGGATCATTCTGGAGAGCTGCCTCGCCTTCGCGGCCAACCGCGATGACAGCTCCCTCGGTATCATCGGCAACGTGCAGCAGCGGACGTTCGAGGTGCTCTACGACGTTGGTGGCGGCGCCGTGGGGTTCAATGCAGGCGCATGCTGA